The segment TTCCAGGCCGAGCTCCGCGCGCGCCTGAATGCGTCGGGCCGGGGATGGATCACCACGACGGTGCTCAACGAACGACGGGTGCTGCGTGTCACTCTCATGAACCCGCGCACCGGCGAAGCGCACCTGGAACGGCTGATGGAGGCGCTCCGGGAGATCGGCCGCGAGCTCGGGGCGGCGTGAGCCGTCGGGGGACCGCTGTGTCCCCCACCGCTGGCGGGTTGCGAACCCCGGCACCGGAAAGAAAATGAATCCCCCCGCGCCTGTCGCGGCGTATTCCTCGTAGTCGTCGAGGTCTCGCACACAAGGGACAGATGGTCGGGCAGGACGTAGTGGCGCGAGGCATGCGAAGGGAAGCGCGCTCCATCCGGTGGCGCGGTACCCGAGCACGCACTTTCATGAGCACAGCCCAACCTCCTCGCAGGCCGGCGAGCGAATCCCCCGCTCGTCCGCTGCATCTCGTCACGCCCGAAGGCGACGACGACCTGCGCCTCGTGGAGCGGATCCGCCAGCGCGACGAGGCTGCGTTCGCGGCGGTGTACGACCGCTGGTCGGACCGGGTGTACGCGGTGGCCTTTCACCTGGTGGGCAACCGCGACGACGCCGAAGAGGTGGTGGAAAAGACGTTCAGCCAGGTGTGGGCCGAGGCCGACCGCTACCACGACGGGCGGGGCTCCGTGGAGGCGTGGATCATCCTCATGGCCCGCAGCCGCGCGCTGGACCGGCTTCGGCTGCTCAAGTCGCGGAGCAAGCGCGAGGAGCGCCTGGACGAGCGGGCCGCGGGCGAGCTCGCGGGCGAGGGCGAGTCGCCGCTGCAGGGCGCCGCCGCGGGCGAACGCCGCGAGATCGTGGACCGGGCCGTGTCGCGCCTTCCGGGCGACCAGGAGCGGGTGGTGCGGATGACCTTCTTCGAGGGGCTGACGCAGCGGGAGATCGCGCACGAGCTGGGAGTACCGCTGGGAACAGTCAAGACGCGCGCGCGCCTGGCGTTTCCCAAGCTGCGAACCCTGCTTTCCGGCCTGCGGGAGCCGGGATGATCACGGAAAACGATCACGCCCGCTGGCGCGCCCTGATGAATGCCGGCCGTCCCGAGGCACTGTCGGACGACGAGCTGGACGGGATGCTGGCGCACGCGGACGAATGCGAAGATTGCGCCCCCGCTCTCCGCGACTTCGCCGCCCGGGCGCTCGCCGCCCAGGCTCCGGCCGTGCGGATGGAGCCCGCGCGGGCGGCGGACGTCCGTCGCCGCGTCCTCGGGGGGACCGCTTTCCGGTCCGC is part of the Longimicrobium sp. genome and harbors:
- a CDS encoding RNA polymerase sigma factor, with amino-acid sequence MSTAQPPRRPASESPARPLHLVTPEGDDDLRLVERIRQRDEAAFAAVYDRWSDRVYAVAFHLVGNRDDAEEVVEKTFSQVWAEADRYHDGRGSVEAWIILMARSRALDRLRLLKSRSKREERLDERAAGELAGEGESPLQGAAAGERREIVDRAVSRLPGDQERVVRMTFFEGLTQREIAHELGVPLGTVKTRARLAFPKLRTLLSGLREPG